The Paenibacillus sp. FSL R7-0345 DNA segment ACTCCAAGGAATCACTGCCAGCGTAGTCAACAGCGTAAATTTACCCAGCGGCATACGTGATATCCCGGCAGGCACTGAGATGGCATGACGGACAACCGGAATGAACCTTGCAGTAAAAATAACACCCGTACCGTACTTTTTGAACCATTCCTCTGAGTGGTCGATGTGCTTTTTGTTAATAAAAATGTACTTGCCATATTTCTCGAGCACCGGTCTTCCTCCATAACGGCCGATCCAGTACACAAAAATCTGGGCAATGACACCGCCGACTGTACCAAAAAGAATCGCCCCGAAGAAATTAATGTCGCCCTGTGAAACCAGGTAGCCTCCGAACGCGAGTACAATCTCACTCGGAATGACCTCAATCATCAGCCCGATCATAATCCCGAAGTAACCCAGACTCTGAATCCATTCAAATAAATGCGAGATCAGATCAGATATAACATGCAACTGCAGCCCTCCTCTCTTTTGAATACAGAACATAATCGCCCGAAATCCCGGCATTTCTCTGCTATGTACCAGTCTTCTTCTAGCTTATTCTAGCATATGCGGCCTTACAACTTCTAGTTGAGACCGCAGCAGCAGATCCATCGTTGACAATAACAGGAATTCGCGCAATTATATATTTAGACAATTATTTAAATATCGAAAGGTTGGATAGAACATGAATGAATCTTTTAAGGCGCTGGCCGATCCAACCCGCCGGCAAATCATCCGGCTGCTGCGTGAAAAGGACCGTACCGCCGGAGAGATCGCCGATTATTTTCGGATGACTAAACCAAGCATCTCGCATCACCTGAGTGCATTAAAGCATGCCGGGCTGGTGCAGGATGAGCGTAAGGGGCAGTTTATCGTGTATTCACTCGATACGACCGTGCTTGAGGAGGTCCTGGGATGGTTTCTGGAACTGACCGGTGCCGGAAAAAAAGGTGAAGCTGAGCCGCCTGCAGCCGGGGATCTCCCCGGCCTGAAGCTCCAATCTGACGAGGAGGAATTGTGATGAAGGATTTTAGATGGAAATGGCAGGATACCCTGATCGTTGTTCTCGGTGTGCTGGCGCTCGGGTACGCTATAATTAATTACAGCAGACTGCCGGAGCAGCTCCCTGCCCAGTTCAGCATTACAGGAGAAGTGAACAGGTATTGGCCGAAAAGCACGATTATTATTCAGGGTGCCTTCCTGGGTCTTGTCCTCCCCCTTGCTATGCAGTTCATCCGCCGGATTGATCCCAAGAAGGACAATTACAGCAAATTTCCCGGGGCGTATAAAATGATCCGTCTGGCTATAGCCGTCCTGATGGATGCAATGCTGGTGCTTGCTGTAACCAAAGGATTGAACCCGGATTTTGCTGCCGGCAAGCTTGCGATTGCGGTCGTCGGGGTGCTGTTCATCGCACTGGGAAACTATATGCCGCAGATAAAAGACAACTATTTCACCGGCATCAAGACACCATGGACGCTTGCTAGTCCTGAGGTCTGGCGCAAAACCCACCGCTTCTCCGGATATATGTGGGTAGCCGCCGGTATAATGCTGGTGCTCGCCGCTTTTCTGCCGCAGACGTTGTCCATTAGTCTGATCATCACTGCTTTGCTGGTTGCTGTCATTGTGCCTTATGTTTACTCGTGGCTTGTTTCGCAGCGGATGAAGGTGTAGGGATAGTGCGGGCGGGAAGCTATGCGGGTAAGGGCGTTGCTGGTACGGTGGTGCCAGTTCGGTCAGAGCCGGTGCGGGTAGGGGCGTTGCGGGTAGGGCCGGTGGGTAGAAGCCAATTATCGCATTACTTAAAACTAGTTGGAATTTTGTCACTTCATTCTCGTCTCCCTCGGTATTTATGCGATCTAAGTGGATTTTCGCCACTTATTTCCGGCAATTTGCCGCTTAAACGGGATTTCTGGTGCTATTAAGTGACGTTTTTCCAACTAGTTTCCGGTTCATAGCGTTGGCTGCGATTTTAAGTAGCAAAATTCCACTTAGTTACGGGTGATGTGCCTCGAAAAATGTATACGGCGCGCTAAAAAGGGGCATTGAGGTTCATGAAGAGTACGAAAATGTGCAAACCCTTCTATGTAAGTTTGGTGCCCCCAGTTATTCCCGCGTAAACTTTAAAGAAGCAGGCTCATCTCCTTGCACTGTCTTTACCTCGTAAGCTGCTGCAATCAGCCGATTCAGCTCTACACCCGCCTCTTCAGCTTCCAGTGAGAATTTAAAATCCCGGTCATTGTGTGCCGGACCTTTAGCATGCTCTTCAAGGGCAAGCACCCGGTAACTCCTCAACAGCCCCTGCCCGGCCAATGCACTAACCGCTGCGTTCTGCCGTTCACCCTTCGTCAAAAAATACTGCCCCATCTGCAGCATGCCATTAGCTGCACTCTCCCATTTAACAGCATTAAACTTGTCCAAAACCAGGCTCCTTCTCACCCAGTACAATGCCCTCCCCGGATCACGGTCAGCCAAATAAGACTCTGCCAATAGCCAGTGCAATCCTGCGTCATCCGGAGAATATTCAAGACTGCTGTGCAACAGCTTTATCTTTTCTTCCTCCGGAAGCAGCACTGCAAGGCTTAGAGCTGTACGGGGAGCATACGGATTGTAACGCAGCGATTTCTGGAGCAGCATCCTTTGGACTTCAGGTTCCGCAGAACGGACAGCCTGTCTGAATAAGACTTCACCCTTCCACAGCTTGAAGGAGAGTCCGCTGAGCATCAGACAGGAGCATACCACTGCCACCAGGATTACCCGCATTATCCGGACTCCCGCCCGCTGTGCTGAAGTGTGACGATTTATATGCTTATGGCGCCCGGCTGCTGGTGCTGATACTGGTGCTGATGTAAGTCCGGTTACTGAATCGGTTGCTGGTATAGGTGATGGCCCAGAATTAAGCAAGTGAGCAGACAAATGTCTAAATACCGATATGGATGAAGATGCTTGCACAGATACGGATCCATGTAAGGCTGCCGGATCACGCAGACCGGTTCGGCTCGCAGGGAAGCCGGCGTCCGGCTCCCGGCTGACTAACTTGGGCTGCGGCGAGGCGGCAAGCGTTCTTGCTGTCAGCAAGAACAGCAGCAGCCAGAAGAGCCCGTAGCTCCAGCTGAAATCCACTGCGCCGTGCAGGAGGATGACGAGCAGCGGGGGCAGCAGCCCAGGGGCGTTCCTGCCCGCCAGTATTCCTGCTGCCAGCAGCATAAGCAGCAAAACGGCACTGCCGGTGATACCGAGATTCAGCAGGAAATCGAGGTATCCGCTGTGAACCTGGCTGCCCACATAGGGGCGGGACTGGGCAGCGAGGTACGCGCTGCGCCAGGTCTCGCCCCCCTGCCCCAGCCAGGGGGCTTCCCCCGCGAGGCGCCAGGCGTCGCGGTAAAACAGCCCGCGGGCGGCGGCCGTCG contains these protein-coding regions:
- a CDS encoding DedA family protein, which codes for MHVISDLISHLFEWIQSLGYFGIMIGLMIEVIPSEIVLAFGGYLVSQGDINFFGAILFGTVGGVIAQIFVYWIGRYGGRPVLEKYGKYIFINKKHIDHSEEWFKKYGTGVIFTARFIPVVRHAISVPAGISRMPLGKFTLLTTLAVIPWSALFVYLGYTLGDKWETIDEVAGKYTHELILVAIAIIVIYFLLKWYKSKKKGSAA
- a CDS encoding autorepressor SdpR family transcription factor gives rise to the protein MNESFKALADPTRRQIIRLLREKDRTAGEIADYFRMTKPSISHHLSALKHAGLVQDERKGQFIVYSLDTTVLEEVLGWFLELTGAGKKGEAEPPAAGDLPGLKLQSDEEEL
- a CDS encoding SdpI family protein; translation: MKDFRWKWQDTLIVVLGVLALGYAIINYSRLPEQLPAQFSITGEVNRYWPKSTIIIQGAFLGLVLPLAMQFIRRIDPKKDNYSKFPGAYKMIRLAIAVLMDAMLVLAVTKGLNPDFAAGKLAIAVVGVLFIALGNYMPQIKDNYFTGIKTPWTLASPEVWRKTHRFSGYMWVAAGIMLVLAAFLPQTLSISLIITALLVAVIVPYVYSWLVSQRMKV
- a CDS encoding O-antigen ligase family protein; translated protein: MMLLLSAAAACLLHGLFFARDMYGLLVVWFVLCAAVAVFLSFKEDPTGGGESEAEKPEVESGTGNSDGANPGRGSRGEGSSGSLPGTEPAVSLQVAGNRRNYIHIVFLSCPLLIVALYAVHLLRGPLSVQGTLNELLRWGLYGSFAFFAVFCAGRRGGARILALLWHVLGMTICLSGLLAVCGLPLPYAIAYTDSPAVSVTGARLGGLLQYPNAFGAVMAVFLLERIVAVAADGVAARARLRAPGTAGQLLRMLPLFPYAAALLLSESRGAMLAAACAAAAALLWKRQLAAPLLICAAAPAAAAALYCRQLARTGLAAEPLPGLLLLAGCWAGALLAGLWLYRRCRRAAGGHSAAMLMAAGLWTAAGSAVLALLRGRISGPSPTAAARGLFYRDAWRLAGEAPWLGQGGETWRSAYLAAQSRPYVGSQVHSGYLDFLLNLGITGSAVLLLMLLAAGILAGRNAPGLLPPLLVILLHGAVDFSWSYGLFWLLLFLLTARTLAASPQPKLVSREPDAGFPASRTGLRDPAALHGSVSVQASSSISVFRHLSAHLLNSGPSPIPATDSVTGLTSAPVSAPAAGRHKHINRHTSAQRAGVRIMRVILVAVVCSCLMLSGLSFKLWKGEVLFRQAVRSAEPEVQRMLLQKSLRYNPYAPRTALSLAVLLPEEEKIKLLHSSLEYSPDDAGLHWLLAESYLADRDPGRALYWVRRSLVLDKFNAVKWESAANGMLQMGQYFLTKGERQNAAVSALAGQGLLRSYRVLALEEHAKGPAHNDRDFKFSLEAEEAGVELNRLIAAAYEVKTVQGDEPASLKFTRE